DNA sequence from the Gouania willdenowi chromosome 21, fGouWil2.1, whole genome shotgun sequence genome:
gccatatttggcccccggtcttcagtttgacacatgtgctttagagcatccaatgtgtGAATTCATGAATTATTGTGAAAGTTGCCAAAATATTCAGTTGGAGatatttcaaattcacaaattcaatgacacTCAACAATATTTTCCCACGCTTAAatcacatatatttatatatagtaaGAAAtcgaaatttttcaaaaaaaatcttgcaatttttcaCGAATCCACTTAGTTGCACAAACAGTTCttacagggactgatatctagagcactggttctcaactggtctcaccctgggacccacattttgccaagtACATTATATCACaaccccactttttttttttttttaattcaaccaacaaaattttgtttttcaaaaaaagctgttgaaaacacacatatataacctttttttaaacataaatctatatattttcctgtgcaacatgcatttcacagcatgcctgttaaaaaaatgtatttaacagtaaaatacaagtccaacatgagagacattaagcatttatttatttttgaccagctgtccgcgacccacccagtacagggccgcgacccacttttgggtcccgacccaccagttgagaaacaCCGctctagagcacaataatgttaaaattactcttttttttctcgcacctgaaatctgtgacctattgagatcaaactgggcgttatttggcccctgaactaaaatgagttgaagCCCTGCTCTAACTCATCTTCATAtggttttaaagcagtgtttctcaaactgtggtgtAGCCAGCACCAAATAAAGGCCCAAACTCTCTGATTGATTAACTTTTAATGATTCAAATCATTCAACAAACAATGAATGAGGTTCAGGAATCTACTGTAGTTTTTCTGAAGGAAGTCGTTGAGCGACTTAAAGAGTTGAAcctgatgctaaatgctaactgTGCTAACTGCTATGCTAGGTATCACGCTAGCTGCCCTCCTCATCCCCATCGCTGCAGGAATATACATGAAGCGTCGATGGCCCCACCACGCTAAGAAGATCCTGAAGGTAGAGAACTCAACACTAACTGAATTATAtacgttttctttctttctttgttggtgtttctTGTTTTCAGTTTGTAGAACGCATGTGAAACTCAAAGTCCAAGGGCCAAATCATCAGAGAGAACATGAAtatttgtgtaaatgaccaaattattAAGTTGTACATTTCTCAATATACTCTCAAAATACACAGATTTAATTACACTTCACAATATATACAGTTTTCATTTTGCTTTTATTACTTTATGActacagtcattttttaatcgcAAATCGTGCAAAGAactattttagtttattttattttttgatcctgctATTGATCACAATCacacaaatttattttaaattacacaaaaaatgttcataaaatCAGAAGTTATGATCCTTCGTGGACTGATACCTGTCATGTATCACTTATTATTGTTGATGCCTGTACTGTATAAAGATCATTTACATGTGGAAATATTTAAATTACTCTTTTCCCACCACATAAACTACTCCATTTTATATTATAAAGAAATGATTTTCACAAGGTACAGGAATAAAGACCAGTGATtaaatatattgtgtgtgtgtgtgtgtgtgtgtgtgtgtgtgtgtgtgtgtgtgtgtgtgtgtgtgtgtacaggtgGGCTCCATTGGTGGTTTTTGTCTCATCGTCATCATCGCAGTGGTGGGAGGAGTCCTCTACCAGTCCTCCTGGACCATCGCCCCCTCCCTGTGGATCATTGGTACCATCTACCCCTTCATTGGCTTTGGCTTGGGTCTCCTCCTGGCCCGTTTTGTGGGTCAGCCCTGGCACAGGTACAGCATGGATCCTACTCtacatgatcacatgatcaaagcACAATGACTCAaactgatcaatcaatcaatcaatcattattGATTATAGATCAGATCAGAAGTGATGTCATGACCAGACTTTACAAATATTTACTAAAACTGTgatgaagctgttattaagtaaTACTCATGTAGCTCTTCATGTCTTAATTAGaattatttccccagaaaaccttaaaatgggtAAATTTatcccctttttacctatttttttattgtcccatttttgccccttttccacatttctgacacttttttaaatttttgctccttttgccaataaatatattttttcttcctttttttgtccatttttgcaagtggTTCATGAcacttttatcttatttttgcccttctttcacttttttttttttttttacagttttctttccaaataaatacaacttgtttccttttcatcttatattttgcctctttttgttccatattgtttccctttttcactattgtttaccATATTTAACCTATTTATATTACCTTTTGCCTttacataccacttgtttcctctttatttgctcatttttttccacttatgaAGGATTTTTGCCAATTTCAGTCACATTTCTCACAAAgtatttgccacttttggaccatttttgtcactttttactcatttttgctACTTTCTGAAAATTTGTTCACTCTTCCTAATTTTTACTgcttttcattaatttttttaatgcattttgactatttttcttctgttttaaagcTGAACATTCTTCCAAATCTGATTGATTTCTTCTCTGTCTAACCAGGTGTCGGACCATTGCGTTAGAAACTGGTTTCCAGAACTCCCAGCTGTGCAGCACCATAGTGCAGCTGTCGTTCAGCCCAGAAGAGCTGGAGGTGATGTTTGCGTTCCCTCTGATCTACAGCATCTTCCAGCTGGTGGTGGCGATCATGTTTGTTGGAGGTAAGGGTCCAGTAGATGTTAAGACCCAGAGTCATCCACCCACTGCTGTTCCTCTCCCACAGCTTACCAGATCTACAAAAGGCACTGTGTAGGAAAGCTGGGGCGCACAGACAGTGAAGCTCCGTCTATGGACGACGACGGCCCCGAGCCGACCAAACACAAAGAATACGCCCTGGAGAACGTCGCCTTCGACAGCAAAGAGAGCTGCGTGGACGTGAAGAGCAGCGATAAGAACACTCACATGTAACAGCTTGGCGTGAACACACACTGCCCTCTGCAGGATGGACGTGTCCCCACATGCTCCTCAAACCGAGGTTCTGAGCCTTCGATAGGAGACTGATGATACAGATTTACTCtgttaatttattcattcaggTCTAAATATTTATCTTTAACCACTATTCAATGATGCATTCAGGAACATCCACTgctgtgggtgtgtgtgagcACAGCTGGAACGTACGTTCACGGTTAAAGCAGGTTAGGGTTATCCATGGTTAGCTATGGTTAGCTATGGTTAGCAATAGTTAGCTATGGTTAGCTATAGTTAGCTATGGTTAGCTAGGGTAAGCTATGGTTAGCTAGGGTAAGCTATAGTTAGCTATGGTTAGCTAAGATTAGCAATGTTTAGTGATTGTTAGTTAGGGTTAGCTATGTTTAGCTATGGTTAGTTATGGTTAACTAAGTTTAGCTATGGTTAGCTAAGGTTAGCTTCACTAACACTAGCTTAATAAGGCTCAGCTCACACATCAGTGTGCAGGTCCAGCTGTTTGAAGTCCAGATGTGATCTCATAATGCTGCTTTGGGTCGTTTCCTTTTGTACtggttgtaaaataaataataatgtgtgtttatACCTGAACTCTGTGAAGTCACTGATTCTTTTTAATCTTGACTggaaaaatgtttgtgtttggaaaatactttgtgtttttgtgttattttctatttgtatCTTCATCTGTTTTTTCACCATAAAGACTTTACCGTCACTAACACTGAAAACAATAAACTAATATCCATGTGTCTGCTTTGTGATGTTTCATGATGTTGCATCGtgcagtagcttaccaccactatgtGTGGAGTGGTGAATAATGCAGTGTAAAGAGCTTTAAGGTCCTGTACTATGAAaatggatttcctcttatcgcgctaacttccataATTGAATCAGTGaatgctggactacgaagctggataacgacttatggagctaaatcaccatggtaacttagttaatatcaccatggtaacttaggctgaacgaccaACCCAGTCGGGACCAgattttgttctggctaggatcttaaCGAgaactaaagtcccgcctcctgaccaatcagatctcttataAAACGagtgaacacgtctctgtgtggatgtgacgctgatatttatttatttaccatcacatcctataggaaacacaGAGATTAATATCTACATTaatcagctgataaaacctgTGCGTTAGACACTTTCAGAtacattaattcattaattcatgtatTGTGTGGTGAcactgagagcctcagtcctgtagataatataaatataaatatattccacctaaTGATGTAGATCTGTATGATCTGTTTATATTCttattaatttaatcattaacattcatcaattcctgcattaattactttttgtttttggtctgaattatggattttatttcttcatatttttaaagaattattcctcaattgtgatgtAAGTTTCTCTCCAGTTCTtcagtgattgtgattggtctaacGCTGCTAACTCCGCCCCCTGTCACCAGAGCGCGCACGTAGCCAAGCTGAAATTACCTGGTTAACTTAGTGTGTTGATATCTagattcataggacagcttctgtctgaatgtttggtttggtataattatctagcttcgtagtacagagCATAGTACTATTAAAAGTGctgtataaaatccaatgctttatttttttttttaaacatgctaCAAACGCTAACTTCCTGTTTGTAATTGAACTCCTGCTTTGCATCATTAATGACGATAGCTAAGGTGAAATACATGATCAATTACTAATGTTCTTCCTGGATCTTTAAATTAACGGCTTTGAGATCAGATGACAAGAGTAATACTTCAGTGTAGTTTATATGaatgattaatattaatattagctcaAAGGATGCCACTTCTTTtgacaggagaaatatgtctatgtttttagactaaacccatTCATTTGAAACCAGGGAAATAGATTCAtacagcaacatctacaccttaatacacagttttaataaagaggaatcaaagattactttaaaccttttatttaaaaatgcaacaattgtccaaaatatcaattcaaatgggataattaaatcatgataaaatacatttctagTCTAATAAGAACAAGGTTTATTCGTAATAAGAGAAAAGGCAATTCTAAAGAAAGTTAGTCTACTAAATATGGTATAAAGAGGTAACTAtgctatttgaaaaaaatatcattaaatcaaagaataaaatcttaAAGCGAGCTCATAAAACAACGAGGGAAATACAGACATATATGACATGGTGGATGTGTGAAACTGATaggatggggttttattttggagggcaggcaggaACTCTTGACCTCCCTCCCAGCAGCTTTCTCCTGCTGGTCACCAGCTCCTGGTGATCAATCACCAACCAATGACCGATCACATCGGTCATTGGTTGGTGATTGATCACTAGGACGTAAAGAAAT
Encoded proteins:
- the slc10a2 gene encoding ileal sodium/bile acid cotransporter — protein: MSSTTMLPSSCDPRATRCSGSDCLVPPSDFNAILSLVLSTVLTVMLAMVMFAMGCTVDASKLLGHIRRPWGIIIGFLCQFGIMPFTAFALALAFNVLPVQAVVIIIMGCCPGGSGSNIICYWLDGDMDLSISMTACSSILALGMMPLCLLIYTTVWTSSGSIQIPYDSIGITLAALLIPIAAGIYMKRRWPHHAKKILKVGSIGGFCLIVIIAVVGGVLYQSSWTIAPSLWIIGTIYPFIGFGLGLLLARFVGQPWHRCRTIALETGFQNSQLCSTIVQLSFSPEELEVMFAFPLIYSIFQLVVAIMFVGAYQIYKRHCVGKLGRTDSEAPSMDDDGPEPTKHKEYALENVAFDSKESCVDVKSSDKNTHM